A stretch of DNA from Lotus japonicus ecotype B-129 chromosome 4, LjGifu_v1.2:
GCAACCATTTTGTATGATGAATTGATGACTTAACTTTGATGTAGTCAAAATCACGTAATTGGATTAAAGGCTACTCACTATAGCtgaagttttcagtttttacatGATTCTTGCCCAAAATCGCGTTGATGGTCTTTTCAAACATCAAACATGCAATTAATCATTCAAGTCATATAATTAAACTCACTTCTATAGTTTTATACTATTTAAATTTAAGTGGCATATTTTTTGTAAGCCTTTACGCATCAATTATTAATACCAACATATTTTCAATATCAACTAAAATGGAAAAATTACTATTTAGGCTTTGTTGCACTTGTCTTTCAATGAGAAAATATTTAATGATAGGTAGAATAACACTATTATTATTTAGATATTAtatgataaaagagaaaaacaggGTTTAATTTTACTATTTTGAGAATGCATCAAATAAATACTTGTAATGTTATCAGAATTATTCGATCCTATGCctccaatttttattttattttttgaaagatatGCCTCCAaatttgaaagaagaaaatgatagtATTAGATGAAATGGAATAGAATAAACTCTATCACATTTTATTCCATTCCTTCTCATgttcaaaaactaaaatcaaataaTGAACTGCTGAGATTCATTCTATTTGCCTTAATTCAAGACCAAACGGATAAAAATGGAATATTGATCTATACTTCATTGCAACAAACAAGCCCTAGCTAGTTGTCACTTGTCATGAAGCTTCAACCTTTAAGCCAGTTAGCTCAGTTCTGTACAGCAGGTTAGAAGGAACACAAGTTGAAGTGATACCAAGCAGCAATGAGGAACCATCAAAGGGTTTGTCTGTATTAGATTATCTCTAGAACTTCATTAAGGAGGCCTTTGCTGGCGTTTTCCCTTTGATTTGAGATCAACAACTATGATAGAAATGTTGTCTTTGCTATTTCTACCACATGCAATTTCAGTCAGACTATCAGCAACAACTTGTGCGGGAGATATTTCCTCCGTTGTTGACAAGGATCTCCGACGCCTTCTTAGAATGTGGCGCGCTACTTCCCCGACCTCTTCATTCGTCATTACATCCCAAAGTCCATCACTTGCCAGCACTAAGCATTCATCCTCGTCCGTTCTTTCAGTAAAAGTTATCTCCGGCACCGGAATAATCCATGGTCTCAAGTACCAATCACCTGAAACATCACACATGAATATACAAGGCTAGTCATGCACtggagatgaaaaaaaaaatcaaggtaCCTATGGCCCTGGACATGGCAAGAACACCAAACACCCTAGCTCCATTCCAGTTTATAACttttcctccttctccttcaattCTCAAGAGTTCATCTTGTCTATCAGGCTGTACAAGGAAGCACAATGGTTTCTTAATTTTGTAAGTGAAATAAAAGATAACTGCATTGAAGGAAAAGAATAAAATGTTAGAATATATGATTTCAAAATAGATAGGCTGGTGCTTTTTTCCTTAATCTTGGTTAAATATCCTTTCTCATATGTATCTCAGAACTTCAAAAGCAGTGTACGGGaaatgtttttctcttttgacTATAATATGTTTGCTGAGATATAATCATACAATTGAGCACAGGCTTATCTTCAATACATATACatgaaaatcaaagaaaatgcATGAAAACAGAGAATGCAGCCAGCATCATCTATCATCTATAGAGTGTATGTTTGGAAACCCTTTCACCATTGATTCTGAAGCCAGAATCACTTCTGagtgaatagcttatgaatgtCAGAATTGATTTGTCCCTCCCGAGTCATCACATAGTGACAATCCAATCGAAGTGGAGGGACCATATGCGTAGCTAGCGTCTCCTGGCTAAAAGCCATCCTTCAATACCTTGGCCCTAGAAGCAGATGGATAGCCGTTGAGAACCGCCTAAGCACAATTACTTCAGCGATAAATAGCCACCCGTAACCCACAATGAGCAATTAAGTTAATTTTTACCGCATTCAACATGTATAAAGCACATAATGATGCTGAAATCCCTAGCAACCCAAGAGGCAATAGGAGAGGCCTATAAAAGGACAAGGGAAGGCAAGGGAAAAGGATCTTCACTCTAACACCAATCCAGGATGTAAGCTTGGACTTTACCCTCTGAGCTTGGAACGCCCGGAGTTTAGGGAGAACAGATTCTAAGGAAAATAAGCTGATTCAAACATACTAATAGTCAAACATGAAAGTGAATATAACTTCCTGTTTCAATAGATAAGTGTCACTAAACCTTCTGATCCACTGTCAAGGGGATTGATTGAGTCCTACGGCAAAGAACCACCCTTGAGTCACCGCAGTTGGATGTGATAATTTGGCAACCAGATAGAACCACCACGGAGGCAGTGGATCCAACCATTTCCGGTGCAACTTCATCTGATTTGATTTCGTTGTCAGTTCTCTCAAAGCCATTAGCAATTACAGCTTCCCAATTTCTCTGCCATTCAGCGCCACCAGCTGCAGCCATTTCTCTGCCCCACTCCTCTGCTACAACATCATGCATCCGCTTGGCACAAAATTTAGCCACCTAGGATTCAATTACGTACCATAAAATGTTAGGAGAATGGTAAAACTCATTGATGCATCATTAACTTCTAGAGAAATTTCTCACTTTTTATGTTATGAAAGCCACGTATTACAAATGCAAAAGACTATATCCAATGTTTAATGTAGCTtatagaaaaaggaaaaaataatagCGTTAGGGAAAAAATTTGGACACAGTTCAACATCAAAATGTTATATCCAACTACAATGACCTCTAGGCCTCGCATTTTGGAGAGGCATTACTCTCCCTGTTACAAGGAGAAGAACGTCCAGAGCTCAGTTGCCTTTCTTAACCATCTATCTTTGATATTATATCATAATTATGAAATAAATAGTTATAGTTAAAGAAATACTCAATCTAATATTAAAACTACCATGAATTTAACGCAATTCACTCATTTTGATAGTGATGAAAAGGGAAAAAGAATACATTTTTTGAGATATTACCATGAAAGGATGAATTTGATCCATTGAGGGAAAGGAATTTAATGTTAAAGCTAGTAATTGTTAGGCCAAGACACCCCCTAACACGTTGTTTGGAAAGGAACGAAAATGACATGCATTACTCGGAGTTTTCTCTCCTTTGGTTTAGAAAAATGTTTGATATAGACCCTAGAGGAAGAAAGGTAGAAATGAGAGAGAATTAATGAATAAGAAATAGGATGTGATTAGATGAGagagttgaaaataaaaatgtgGTGTGTAAAGTAGATGTACTGTTTTAGTGTTTATGTACCAAACAGTATAAGATCATAAATATTTAtgtttaataatttattattaaagtaagttacaaaattaattttacgtAGATTGTAAGATAGAATCAATTTAAGATATAAGAATAGATGTATAATTTAATAAATCGTATACATATTTCACTTAATAACTTATTTTCCTTTTACATGATGTAAATTaaagtgtatatatatatattatgaaaaatatgtttatatatacCTAATATTTAAAGTTTTGTTCTTGAATAATATAGTGACATGAATAACCAAGTGATGACATTTGTCATGACTTTAGGAGGTTAGAATTTAGAAATCGACACAACATATGAATAGTTGAATACTTTTCCAGATCAACCACGACCATCATTCATCCCTAATACCCTACACAATTTGCCAAAAAAGGCACATTAAAATTTGCTAAACGCACTGGTCCCACCCTACTGACACATGATTCATCAACACAAAGCTCATCCTTCCATCCACGTGCCTCAATCCCctctcattaattattatttcttcCACACCAAAACCAAAATTATCGATTTAATAAAACAGAATGTTTATGTTTATCCCAATTAACACGCGTGTGCAAAGTCCAAAGCAAAATCACAAGACCAAAATACCCTTTTCCTCGTGCCCCATCCCCATTCGTCTGTGACAGAAACCACAGTAAATCCCAGTCACGTTAACAATCCCTATCCTAGCAAAGTACTGCTAGTATCACACCTGTCCTGAAACAGAAAAAGAAGCCCTAGCCCCGTATCATGCACGGTCCTTTTTACACGTGTCGTGGCGAAACTGAAACgcaccatcagtggggaccacTCTTCCAATAACTCTATAACACGTGGCCTATCCAATGAGCTCACTCACCAACTACATTCCCGGTTATAACTGTAACCACCGTAATAACCACCAACTTTTCCGATCACCACCTTCTTCGCCACCGGTTAATTATTaactgaattattttttttgtgaaaaataataaatggaAAGGGAATAATGATCAGGTGTACCTGAGAGCCACCGTGGCCATCGTAAACTCCGAAGAAATGAATGGGAGAGATCTCGCCGGAAGATCTGGAACCTGGTGCCGTACAACCGCCGATGTGGTTGCAGGTGGAGGACATGAATCCCGGCACGACGGCGACGGCGTCCTCCATCTCCTTCCTCCTCCCGATCACTGAAGTATGTCCCCAGCTTACTCCCTTGTTGCTCCTTCCCACGCACTTCTCCCTCACTACCGCCGCATCCTCCGACGGAGATGATGCTGGAAGCAGCGGTGCGAGAACGGACAGGCCTGGGATCTCGCCGGAGCCGCTGCTGGAAGAGGAAATGTCGCCGGAGCTGGTGAAGTTGAAGGAGTCGTCGGAGGTGAGTATGGAGGAGATGGTGGAAATGGAGGTGGTGGAAGTCAACTCGGAGTCGACTCGGTCGAGTTGTCCATCCTCCGACTCCGATTCCATAACGCAACTGCAACAGGAATGAAGTGTGTGACGAGTGATGACAGGGGGAAAGTGAGGTGGTGATAAAAGGAGGAGAAACGACATGTGAGAAAGAGACACGTGTGAGGAAAACGTTGAGTTTTGTTGATGGCACACGCATCTCTTGTGATTCGTGTGGGGGTGACTTGAGTGGGCCATGGATAGGAGATACGACTTATCTGTGGTCACCCTCACGTTTACTATGCTGCGACTCCACTTGGATTTCAATTTAACAGGCTAGTCTTCTTGATCAGTGGTTTATGGTCACAATCATGTTATCCCATTTTCTATTCATTGGACCGCCCTCAGAATGCGACTTTGGATTAGGCTGCACAAAGAAATTGCTTTTGTGTGGGTGACGTGTTAGGATTTTGGAAGCAATGGTactctcatttaatattgtGCAAAAGAAGAAGACCAGGTGTCACCTCTTTATATCACctgttaaaattttaattttgttctaTCATAGTAATGCGGCGATCCATTCTTAGGGACGTAAGATTTGCgagttgtgttttctgagctTTATCTGAGCTTTATTCATCCATCAACCATAATCATTTTACGCgcattttcatcatcatcattcgtttccaccgctcgttcatttttcattaaaaatgaattttatgaGATGAAGTTAATtgataagtaaaataaaatttaaatatgtagtatttactttgaataatatgataataatctattaaattacgTAATATAGATACCACTCCAAAAAATATTCAGGATACCACATAATTTACCTAAATACAAAACTTACAACCAACATGTGTGCACTATGAGAAATTCAATCCATCAAGGTAaccaaaacacaaacaacacATAGAAATTTCATCGAGAAGGGAGAAAGGTAGACGGCCCAGATTGAAAAAAGGGTGTTCATTCAAGCTAGAAGGTGATGCACGCAAACTAGCCTAAATTAAGTAGTGAACATGTAACATGCACACAAGGAGAAATGATTTGCAAAAGTTGCTGAAGTTTCTTATCACGCATATACATAATTATCAAACCTTGGATATAATATACAATTGATTATATTATTAAACTATTTCATATAAGTAACGTTTTTTTTGTAAGTCAAAGAATTGTATTCAAAaatagcacaaggggtgctaaacccaaatacaagaaaagaaagagagaaaaataaagaaagaaaaaaaaaataaacaaagttTAAAGAACCCATCTACACAATCTAAACCAGATTAAGTTCCCTTACAAACTTAAACTATTACTCCAAATAAACCAAGAATGCCCCAACATATAGCAGCAACATACAAACCCAAAAAGCAACCACGGCAACAGACGTCCAACGCCAAGAATGCACAGCAGAAGAGAAAAAATACAACCCAACCTCCACTCCAAACGTACCACAAACAGTAGCCAAAAACCCATGTCCCTAGCAAAATTCAAAGAGAAGAGAGGCATATGACCGGATTTGACTTCCATTCATATAATGAATAATGAAACTCCCTCACTTTCTCTTTTAACCAATGCCAAGTTCGAACCTGGATTAATTCCACAACCAAACCACCGTCCCAAACACCATCCTTGAAAATAACACTGTTACGAGTTATCCACAAGGACCAGCAAGACGCCATCCACACTGTTACCTCAGCAAGTCGTTGTTTCTTGTTTCTGCCAACAAAGGAGAACTGGCTAaaaactgattctgatgaagatggcAATACAGTTTCAAACCCCAACCACCGATAGACAGCATTCCAGACATCAAAAGACCGTGAGCACGTACAGAACAAATGATCACAACACTCTTCTATACGATTATAAAAAGGACATAATACCTCCACCTCTGCCGGAATGACACCTCTCCTCCTTAAATTCACCTTAGTCGGGATCCGATTTAGCAGCATGCGCCAAGCAAAAGCTTTGACCTTTGAGGGAGCAAATGCATACCAGATTGATTGAAAATCGATGTCAGACACTCCTAAATCACTCACCTGCAAAAAAGAATAAGCTGAGTTAACTGAATAAGCACCCTCCTCCCCTGGCTCCCACAACCATCTATCCGGCCTCCCCTCCTGCAAACTaccattattaataatattcaacAGGGTATCAAACCACAACTCCTCCCTCCCACGCAACGCCCTTCTCCATTTAAAATTCCACTCCCACCTGCCATGTCTCCACCCCCCCAACTCCTTTACAATAGCATATTTGTTTTGAGACAAATTATACAACCTGTGAAATCTCCCCACCAAATGTCCTTTACAATAGCATATTTCTTGAAAATTCAAAGTCATGTATACCCTGTCTGCTTTAGGTTGTATTCTAATTCTAGTGATGGAGCGTAATGTGTGTTCTAACGAGGAAGGTGTCGCGTGTCGATTAAATCGTGGGGGGGTATGTGTGGTGGAGTGGGTGATTTTTGTTTAGATGTTGATAATGTTTTTGGAGCCCTAAGTGGATGATTGATTTGGTGCTTTCCACGAGTCTTGGGGCTATGAAACCCCCCAAGACAAGGTCTTGGAAGCAAGAGATCCCCTTCCCTTTTGAAATAATGCTGCAATATCAAATTGTGGGAGGATACATAGACCTTGGATCTGTCAAGTGTTTGGTAATTGCTGCCACCTTTTGAATTGATAATTAATGATgttaacatatataatagtcctACTTTAAATCACTTTTAAACTGATAATTGAATAGATATTatataattatctcactcaatcATATGATAAGCAGTGTTCTAAATCCTATGCAAGGGGTAATAATTTgcttaaacatttttttattatgcAAAATTCAGAATTATTCTTAATTCTCTTTTGCTCTTTTACTAATACTTGAGCATCAGAGTGTATAGTCTACAAGTACATCGTCGTCTGTCGTGTCATTACGATTCTTTGTACAAGCTAAGCCTATATCAAAACCAGACACTGCTACCATAAATAAGGGGAATCGAGCAATCTCATTCTTAGACAAACATATTCAATGTTTTATTTGTTACGTAAAGCTACGAAAGTGTGGCTTTATTGGTTGGGTAGATTAGGGTGAACACAAACTTGATTTGATTATTCATGAGAGTAATCCGATTTAACTAATGGGGTATTAGTTGTAAATCCACTCGCATGTAtgcattaaaaataaattattactatttaaaaacaaaagtaacctcatatatatatactttctGCTTATAATAACACAGTTTTTGCCGCATCACCCCCGCATCTTTGGACACTAGACACTTTTGTTGGATGCGGAGAGGAATTAACAATGACACCTCGTACTTAAACGTGGCAGTCTCTTGTTGATGCAAGAAGTTAATCTAATCACCATGGCCCACCTGCTCAACAATGGATGGCCACGATTTCAGATAATTAGATAAAATCCCCACGATTTTGAACTCTTCACatcattcttcaaagcattattTTTTGGCATCCCAGCTATAAAGACATTTTTGATAGAATCTCCACcttgtcatttttaattatatatatctttaatttatttttatgttctaTCATTTTCCTGCACTATATAGGTGTCGATTCATCTTTGTCCATTTTTTTTTGGATGAGATAGGTAAATCTCTTATTTCAGTTTTAGTTCAATgttttaattaagttttaaagTTTAATAACTGTGTTGATAAGTTCTACATATATATCCAGTTAGGTTATCTCATCTTATTATCCTGCGCATTGTTAACTTAGTCAAATTCCAGCTATGCAATGCAAAACCTAATAAGATAATGTCTAACATCAATTGATGATTCCTTGTGAAGTTTATAACACAATCCAATTTCAAATAATAGCTTTGATGAAGCGTGTAAGCTTTCATCACAGTGCTAGAATAGCtctattagagcatctccaatgctagttcttaattcttagttcttagcactattcatgtgggcccgtactgccacatgtgcttaagcaactctttgcaggttttgctccaaccatgagttcttagttcttatcacTATTCATCCGGTCCTACAATATaccattattttcatattttttattttcatataattttaatttaaatttaaatgttaatttaatacttaaattaaatgaatgagagagaaaaatttaactttttatgctaagaactcaaaagtaaaacatcttatataagaacctagttcttattcTTAAGAACTCAGAACTCCACGTCATccactccaatggttaagaactcagttcttaattcttaactcaaaaataagaactaagaaccttgcattggagatgctcttaaggCGGCAAAAACCCGTTTGAAAATGTAATCAACAATTTGAATATAGATTGAGCATTATTCTGACATACTCTATTTGGAATTTGAATCAATTTCCTATTTTTTATTATTGGTGATGACTGATGATAGTattattattttactttttgttttgattttaaaaCATGTTTCATGTGGATTAAAGCAAACAAGTGTGTTGTATTGTGTTTTTAAGGTGATGTAAGATCTGTTTGGCTTGCCTTAGCCTTTAATGTTATCAAACTTGAGACAAAACACACTTGCCATAGTTTAGTTGGttcatttttcttttgagtCGTGATTCATTACATTAAAACAACAAGGATAGCCAAGCAACACTTAGACCATctccaatggtttcaacattcaacactctcaacactccactttttctcttcccaacactccacatcaccttctctcttCATTTCAACACtttattcaacttttacccattccaatgatttttcattaaacaccctaccccaccattttttttatttcatattttgatttaattttatatttttctttttatgatttcataaaattaaaattttggataaaaattaaattaaataaactattatcgatttaatttaatttaatgtttttttttatttttttaaattaaattaaattaacgtaatatttttttaacgtaaattaaattaaaacacttaacaatttaatattttttttaaaaaaatatacacaataatttattttattttattaacttcaaatggaagaaaagaaactaagcacacaataatatattttatttcaaagcaaaggggataatagaaagataataagatgaataagatgatgaaaaacttagttttttttctgtgtccaaatcaaacgaaccaagtatctatttatagagaaaaaaaatcatgaattttggtaaaaaaattatatttttaaaatttttttgaatgaaataattgagttggaaagattaggataaacgAAAATCGTTCGGACCAATCAAACGGAGCCACGTGTTGATCTGCAGCCCCTCTCTCTCCACTGGGTCCCACACGCAGGTTTCACAAGTGTTGAATTTTTTCAACTTCTCTCTccccctttcaactttcaacacctCCATTAAACACCATTACAATACCATTTCAACATTAAACACCATATATTCAACACCATTGGAGATAGTCTTACAAAGGAGTGAAGGCATTAATCAATAGTACAAtgccatcattttttttttggacaaataCAATGCCATCATTTAGTTAGTGAGAGTGTGAGACCAAGAGCAAATTGCTATAATGGGCTCACATCTTTAAAGAAGGGAACTCAGTGGCCCATACACTTTATCTTAGATGCTGCCTCTAGCTAGTTATTTTTGAAGACGTGCATTTTCTCCCATCCATTTGGTCAACTTAATCAGTCCATTTATAGTAAACCTTTACGATCTGTAGTTGTTAGGTTGGGCTTTAATTAATTTGCCCCTACAATccaaaaaaattttaaaaaaagacaataattaaataaaaggaGACATGTATTGAACCTTTAAGTAAAGTTTGGTTTATTGAGCGCGCACTACCTAATGCCGTGGCATGCTTCTTGCGATGTCCAACTGTTTTATAACTAACGGCTTCAAATTAATCTATAATACAAGCTTAAAAAGCACCACaattcaattattatttttttttctctcaccacaattcaattaaattaaacaCGAAATGGTCAATAAATAGAAAATCACAATCAAACCCATCTTCATTCATGAACAAGACGTCCGTAATATTAATTGGTCAATGCAGTATAAACAGTGAACGGTGGCAATGGCAGAGCTATCAAATTGAGACAAAAGATATCAGTATCTGCTATGATGATGTGCCACCAAATATAATACATATATGTTAGTTAATACTTGAAATATAATTGATTTTCATATGAAATCAGCTAAGAATAATAAAGTGGGCAGTTGACCAAAATGCCAACTATATAACAATGAATATTGAATGGTATTTGCACAACTAATCTGACCCTAAAAAGATAACGATATCCATCCGACAATACATGTTCCATTCAATATATATCCTTCCGTGTTGAGTTGTATTATGTAATTGTGTCTGTAAAATGGACAACTTTAGCGTTATGGTTTCAGAGAACAACAACAGCACAGTGGTCATGCCGGTGGCTAGTACTTCCATAGATTTGGAAATCTTTGATCTCGACGAGGTTCTTACGATGGCCGCCGGAGATTCATCACCTTGCCTAATTGGGGCGTGGAAGGCCTTTGTCTCGACTTTGCCGGCGGTTGTGGATGT
This window harbors:
- the LOC130714365 gene encoding probable protein phosphatase 2C 6, encoding MESESEDGQLDRVDSELTSTTSISTISSILTSDDSFNFTSSGDISSSSSGSGEIPGLSVLAPLLPASSPSEDAAVVREKCVGRSNKGVSWGHTSVIGRRKEMEDAVAVVPGFMSSTCNHIGGCTAPGSRSSGEISPIHFFGVYDGHGGSQVAKFCAKRMHDVVAEEWGREMAAAGGAEWQRNWEAVIANGFERTDNEIKSDEVAPEMVGSTASVVVLSGCQIITSNCGDSRVVLCRRTQSIPLTVDQKPDRQDELLRIEGEGGKVINWNGARVFGVLAMSRAIGDWYLRPWIIPVPEITFTERTDEDECLVLASDGLWDVMTNEEVGEVARHILRRRRRSLSTTEEISPAQVVADSLTEIACGRNSKDNISIIVVDLKSKGKRQQRPP
- the LOC130713454 gene encoding uncharacterized protein LOC130713454, with protein sequence MTLNFQEICYCKGHLVGRFHRLYNLSQNKYAIVKELGGWRHGRWEWNFKWRRALRGREELWFDTLLNIINNGSLQEGRPDRWLWEPGEEGAYSVNSAYSFLQVSDLGVSDIDFQSIWYAFAPSKVKAFAWRMLLNRIPTKVNLRRRGVIPAEVEVLCPFYNRIEECCDHLFCTCSRSFDVWNAVYRWLGFETVLPSSSESVFSQFSFVGRNKKQRLAEVTVWMASCWSLWITRNSVIFKDGVWDGGLVVELIQVRTWHWLKEKVREFHYSLYEWKSNPVICLSSL
- the LOC130713455 gene encoding uncharacterized protein LOC130713455, which produces MDNFSVMVSENNNSTVVMPVASTSIDLEIFDLDEVLTMAAGDSSPCLIGAWKAFVSTLPAVVDVADGDVCSVCMEGFERQRSPDGNKRVPCGHVYHSNCITVWLQSCNSCPLCRRHFSLHRH